One window of the Bradyrhizobium sp. NP1 genome contains the following:
- a CDS encoding CmpA/NrtA family ABC transporter substrate-binding protein: MSTFDDPFNFDRELTRAGCICGRHRSPAEHDHAGRGLRCEAVTSEEKRYEGVVASAVMRAVFPRDAARRAFLKSVGVSTALASLSQFFPLKLATEAFAEAGAPEKKDLKVGFIPITCATPIIMAAPLGFYAKHGLNVEVVKTAGWAVVRDKTINKEYDASHMLAPMPIAITLGLGAQPIPFIVPAIENINGQGITLAVKHKDKRDPKDWKGMKFAIPFDYSMHNYLLRYYLAEHGLDPDTDVQLRSVPPPEMVANLRADNIDGFLAPDNVCQRAIYDGVGFLHILSKEIWDGHPCCSFAASREFITGSPNSFAALTRAIVDATAYASKAENRKQIAEAIAPANYLNAPVTVLEQVLTGTYADGLGEVKTDPKRVDFDPFPWQSFAVWMLTQMKRWGQIKGEVDYRQIAEQVYLATDTKKVMAEMGLAPPSTAYKSFSVMGKTFDPAAPDDYLASFKIRKAS, from the coding sequence ATGTCGACCTTCGACGATCCCTTCAATTTCGACCGCGAGCTCACCCGTGCCGGCTGCATCTGCGGCCGGCATCGTTCCCCGGCCGAGCATGACCATGCCGGACGTGGCTTGCGCTGCGAGGCAGTCACGAGCGAGGAGAAGCGCTACGAGGGCGTGGTCGCTTCCGCCGTCATGCGCGCTGTGTTTCCCAGGGACGCCGCACGGCGCGCCTTCCTCAAATCGGTCGGCGTCTCCACCGCGCTTGCCTCACTCTCGCAGTTCTTCCCCCTGAAGCTCGCGACTGAGGCCTTTGCGGAAGCGGGAGCGCCGGAAAAGAAGGACCTCAAGGTCGGCTTCATTCCGATCACCTGCGCGACCCCGATCATCATGGCCGCGCCCCTCGGCTTCTATGCGAAGCACGGTCTCAACGTCGAGGTCGTCAAAACCGCGGGCTGGGCGGTGGTTCGCGACAAGACCATCAACAAGGAATACGACGCCTCCCACATGCTGGCGCCGATGCCGATCGCGATCACGCTGGGCTTGGGCGCGCAGCCGATTCCCTTCATCGTGCCCGCGATCGAGAACATCAACGGGCAGGGCATCACGCTGGCGGTCAAGCACAAGGACAAGCGTGACCCGAAAGACTGGAAGGGCATGAAGTTCGCCATTCCGTTCGACTACTCGATGCACAATTATCTCCTGCGCTACTATCTCGCCGAGCACGGGCTCGACCCGGACACCGACGTGCAGTTGCGCTCGGTCCCGCCGCCGGAGATGGTCGCGAACCTGCGCGCCGACAACATCGACGGCTTCCTCGCGCCCGACAATGTGTGCCAGCGCGCGATCTATGACGGCGTCGGCTTCCTGCATATCCTGTCCAAGGAGATCTGGGACGGCCATCCCTGCTGCAGCTTCGCCGCCAGCCGCGAATTCATCACGGGATCGCCGAATTCCTTCGCGGCGCTGACGCGCGCGATCGTGGACGCGACCGCCTATGCCTCGAAGGCCGAGAACCGCAAGCAGATCGCGGAGGCGATCGCGCCGGCAAATTATCTCAACGCGCCCGTGACGGTGCTGGAGCAGGTCCTGACCGGGACATATGCCGATGGTCTCGGCGAGGTGAAGACCGATCCCAAGCGCGTCGATTTCGATCCATTCCCCTGGCAGTCGTTCGCGGTCTGGATGCTGACGCAGATGAAGCGCTGGGGCCAGATCAAGGGCGAGGTCGACTACAGGCAGATCGCCGAACAGGTCTATCTCGCGACCGACACGAAAAAGGTCATGGCCGAGATGGGACTTGCGCCGCCATCGACCGCGTACAAGTCGTTCTCGGTGATGGGCAAGACCTTCGACCCGGCCGCGCCCGACGACTATCTCGCCAGCTTCAAGATCAGGAAGGCGTCGTGA
- a CDS encoding sulfurtransferase yields MTDVLISAGELADLVKKEPCVIIDTRNPEAYGAGHLPGAVNVHEIFTFLATSTPDGMHELKTKFADAFGAAGLSGKETAVIYEQSMNSGFGQSCRGYYLLTMLGYPKVRVLHGGIDAWIVAGLPVTKEVPSPAKASFAIVPEASDILIDAKTMLAAVGKPGVAILDVRDVDEWIGESSSPYGKDFCPRKGRIPGAVWLEWYRMMKPTAEGPRFKSKDEILAECATVGISQSTAVYLYCFKGARASNTFLALKNAGVNDVRMYFGSWNEWSRDPSLPIDEGLPSAAHVTGKAA; encoded by the coding sequence ATGACGGACGTTCTGATTTCTGCCGGCGAACTCGCCGATCTCGTCAAGAAAGAGCCGTGTGTCATCATCGACACCCGCAATCCCGAGGCCTACGGCGCGGGCCATCTCCCGGGTGCCGTCAATGTGCACGAGATCTTCACCTTTCTTGCGACCTCGACGCCTGACGGCATGCACGAGCTGAAGACGAAGTTCGCCGACGCGTTCGGCGCGGCCGGACTCTCGGGCAAGGAAACCGCCGTCATCTACGAGCAGTCGATGAATTCCGGCTTCGGCCAATCCTGCCGCGGCTACTATCTCCTGACCATGCTCGGCTATCCCAAGGTCCGGGTGCTGCATGGCGGCATCGATGCCTGGATCGTCGCCGGCCTGCCGGTGACCAAGGAGGTGCCCAGCCCTGCGAAAGCGTCGTTTGCGATCGTGCCGGAAGCATCCGACATCCTGATCGACGCCAAGACCATGCTCGCTGCGGTCGGCAAGCCCGGCGTCGCCATCCTCGACGTGCGTGACGTCGACGAGTGGATCGGCGAAAGCTCCTCGCCCTATGGCAAGGATTTCTGCCCGCGCAAGGGCCGCATCCCCGGCGCGGTCTGGCTCGAATGGTACCGCATGATGAAGCCGACGGCGGAAGGTCCGCGCTTCAAATCCAAGGACGAGATCCTGGCCGAATGCGCCACCGTCGGCATCTCGCAGAGCACGGCGGTCTATCTCTACTGCTTCAAGGGGGCGCGCGCCTCGAACACCTTCCTCGCGCTGAAGAACGCCGGCGTGAACGACGTCCGCATGTATTTCGGCTCCTGGAATGAGTGGTCGCGCGACCCGTCGCTGCCGATCGACGAGGGCCTGCCGAGCGCTGCCCATGTAACGGGCAAAGCGGCATAG
- a CDS encoding acyl-CoA dehydrogenase family protein — protein sequence MGSLAMSRVEAIEQPAPSIADEVARLAREELAPLAAAIDAGSVYPDELLRRLGEVGAWSSHVPQEGPADLRCAIQSIAALGEVCGATAFMAWCQSTLVWYAANSTNLKLATRFGDGFSSGRLLGGTGLSNPMKCFFGIEKLKLKGRKVDGGYLVRGALPWVSNLGEGHFFGTIFEREDEPGDTVMFLADCSDPAVTLAPCKPFLAMDGTGTYGVQFRDAFVPDELILAAPAAPFVKKIRAGFILLQAGMALGVIRDCIRIMDEVNAPLGHVNRYLPQQPQQFRELHSEFEREAMTLASDPYNTDDSYWRRVVALRLRLGDASVAAAHAAMLHCGARGYLRSHRAQRRLREAYFVAIVTPATKHLRKMLADG from the coding sequence ATGGGTTCACTGGCTATGTCGCGGGTCGAAGCTATCGAGCAGCCCGCACCTTCGATTGCCGACGAGGTCGCTCGGCTGGCGCGCGAGGAGCTGGCGCCGCTTGCCGCCGCGATCGATGCCGGCTCCGTCTATCCGGACGAACTGCTGCGCCGGCTCGGCGAGGTCGGTGCCTGGAGCAGCCACGTCCCGCAGGAGGGGCCCGCCGACCTGCGCTGCGCGATCCAGTCGATCGCGGCGCTCGGCGAGGTCTGCGGCGCCACTGCCTTCATGGCCTGGTGCCAGAGCACGCTGGTCTGGTACGCCGCCAATTCCACCAACCTGAAGCTCGCAACGCGTTTCGGCGACGGCTTTTCGAGCGGAAGGCTGCTCGGCGGCACCGGCCTGTCGAATCCGATGAAGTGCTTCTTCGGCATCGAGAAGCTGAAGCTGAAGGGCAGAAAGGTCGACGGCGGCTATCTGGTGCGCGGGGCGCTGCCCTGGGTATCCAATCTGGGCGAGGGCCACTTCTTCGGCACCATTTTCGAGCGCGAGGACGAGCCCGGCGACACCGTGATGTTCCTTGCCGACTGCTCCGATCCGGCTGTCACGCTTGCGCCCTGCAAGCCGTTCCTCGCCATGGACGGCACCGGCACCTATGGCGTGCAATTCCGCGACGCCTTCGTGCCGGACGAACTGATCCTGGCGGCGCCGGCCGCGCCTTTCGTGAAGAAGATCCGGGCCGGATTCATCCTGCTGCAGGCCGGCATGGCGCTGGGCGTGATCCGCGACTGCATCCGGATCATGGACGAGGTCAATGCGCCGCTCGGCCACGTCAACCGCTATTTGCCGCAGCAGCCGCAGCAGTTTCGCGAGCTGCATTCCGAATTCGAGCGCGAGGCGATGACGCTCGCGAGCGACCCCTACAACACCGACGACAGCTACTGGCGGCGCGTGGTGGCGTTGAGACTGAGGCTTGGCGACGCCAGCGTCGCGGCCGCGCACGCGGCGATGCTCCATTGCGGCGCGCGCGGCTACCTCAGGAGCCACCGTGCCCAGCGTCGCCTGCGCGAGGCCTATTTCGTCGCCATCGTGACGCCCGCCACCAAGCACCTTCGCAAGATGCTCGCGGACGGCTGA
- a CDS encoding OsmC family protein has protein sequence MTAVAQKTVLTGCLAPIDKQGLEQLIANGKANPKVIKTLKCRTVAEGKFRHANYIRNLAPYIVDEPPGLLGDDTAPNPSEASLAALGSCLAVGLHANAVHRGWVVNKLELELEGDLNITAVWGTGDTSDKPVGFTDVRVKVDMECEGVPQSEIEALVAHVKKWSPVANTFSRPVNLEVGI, from the coding sequence ATGACTGCGGTCGCTCAAAAGACAGTGCTGACAGGCTGCCTCGCCCCCATCGACAAGCAGGGGCTGGAGCAGCTGATCGCCAACGGCAAGGCCAACCCGAAGGTGATCAAGACCCTGAAATGCAGGACCGTGGCCGAGGGCAAGTTCCGCCACGCCAACTACATCCGCAACCTCGCGCCCTACATCGTCGACGAGCCGCCAGGCCTGCTCGGCGACGACACCGCGCCCAATCCCTCGGAAGCCTCGCTCGCCGCGCTTGGCTCGTGCCTTGCGGTCGGCCTGCACGCCAACGCCGTGCACCGCGGCTGGGTCGTCAACAAGCTCGAGCTCGAGCTCGAAGGCGATCTCAACATCACCGCGGTCTGGGGCACCGGCGACACCAGCGATAAGCCGGTCGGCTTCACCGACGTGCGGGTCAAGGTCGACATGGAATGCGAGGGCGTTCCGCAATCGGAGATCGAGGCGCTCGTCGCCCATGTGAAGAAATGGTCGCCGGTGGCCAACACCTTCAGCCGTCCCGTCAACCTCGAGGTCGGCATCTAG
- a CDS encoding TetR/AcrR family transcriptional regulator, whose protein sequence is MGKTSSRKKPAATFAASDDESARGRLLNAATHLFCKDGINATGIDAIINEAGTAKTTLYKLFGSKTNLVHAVLESEGRQWREWFIGAIEDGGGDAQTKLSRIFPALKRWFAEERFYGCPFINAVAEHDKDQKQFRNVALRHKKVVLAHIERLAGEMVAAQPATLAHQLALLIDGAIVAAMVSRDPGVADTAGLAAASLLGPSRAKKPKRIGAAEQLAAI, encoded by the coding sequence ATGGGCAAGACATCTTCGAGGAAGAAGCCGGCCGCGACATTTGCTGCAAGCGACGACGAGAGCGCGCGCGGGCGCCTGCTGAACGCGGCGACGCACCTGTTCTGCAAGGACGGCATCAACGCCACCGGCATCGACGCCATCATCAACGAGGCCGGGACCGCGAAGACCACGCTCTACAAGCTGTTCGGCTCCAAGACCAATCTCGTGCACGCGGTGCTGGAGAGCGAAGGCCGGCAGTGGCGCGAATGGTTCATCGGCGCGATCGAAGACGGCGGCGGCGACGCGCAGACCAAGCTGTCGCGGATTTTCCCCGCCTTGAAACGCTGGTTTGCCGAGGAGCGCTTCTACGGCTGCCCCTTCATCAATGCGGTCGCCGAGCACGACAAGGACCAGAAGCAGTTCCGCAACGTCGCGCTGAGGCACAAGAAGGTCGTGCTGGCGCACATCGAAAGGCTGGCCGGCGAGATGGTAGCGGCGCAGCCGGCCACGCTCGCCCATCAGCTTGCGCTCCTGATCGACGGCGCGATCGTGGCCGCCATGGTGTCGCGCGACCCCGGCGTCGCTGACACCGCGGGGCTTGCGGCCGCCTCCCTGCTCGGGCCGTCGCGTGCGAAGAAGCCGAAGCGGATCGGCGCGGCCGAGCAGCTCGCCGCGATCTAG
- a CDS encoding heme-binding protein has translation MRRVAVAFVASTSILVAGPALAQAPQVEKNVSMTMAMAIMQGALDQCTRDGYKVSVVIVDKGGNVAASVRGDGTGPHTMDFARMKAYTARTRNQTSLATMKQMEDPAFAFLRQIPNVVGVGGGVPLKAGNEVIGGVGVSGAPGGEKDEVCANAGIAKVADALK, from the coding sequence ATGCGTCGTGTTGCCGTTGCGTTTGTCGCGTCCACATCCATCCTCGTCGCCGGGCCCGCGCTTGCACAGGCCCCGCAGGTCGAAAAGAACGTCTCCATGACGATGGCGATGGCGATCATGCAGGGCGCGCTCGATCAGTGCACCAGGGACGGTTACAAGGTCTCCGTCGTCATCGTCGACAAGGGCGGCAATGTCGCGGCTTCCGTGCGCGGCGACGGCACCGGGCCGCACACCATGGATTTCGCGCGGATGAAGGCCTACACCGCGCGCACCCGCAATCAGACCTCGCTCGCCACGATGAAGCAGATGGAGGATCCGGCCTTCGCCTTCCTGCGCCAGATCCCGAACGTCGTCGGCGTCGGCGGCGGCGTGCCGCTCAAGGCCGGCAACGAGGTGATCGGCGGGGTCGGGGTGTCGGGTGCCCCCGGCGGCGAGAAGGACGAGGTCTGCGCCAATGCCGGCATCGCCAAGGTTGCCGACGCGCTCAAATAG
- a CDS encoding GGDEF domain-containing protein codes for MILTSLGPIIPGVLLAGEPLLGIVFLQVPLYLAAMTAAAFRLNKLLVATMRAERENGHLAHHDTLTGLRNRAGFVDALRQRLTAAGADRQSFALLFFDLDNFKPINDTYGHGAGDKVLRLVAGRLRRALPEGDVVARMGGDEFVVLTNNVTADEALAVGQRIIGTVTMAYELGDGVRANVGVSVGVAMSPEHGVHADELLAVADAALYEAKSRGKSCCCMASVETNVAALRRLKHDRRTDAGTTITARPRGNASA; via the coding sequence ATGATCCTGACCAGCCTTGGCCCCATCATCCCCGGCGTGCTGCTTGCCGGCGAGCCACTGCTCGGCATCGTATTCCTGCAGGTGCCGCTCTATCTCGCGGCGATGACGGCGGCCGCCTTCAGGCTCAACAAGCTCCTGGTCGCCACCATGCGCGCCGAGCGCGAGAATGGCCATCTCGCCCATCACGACACGCTGACGGGCCTGCGCAATCGCGCGGGCTTCGTCGATGCGCTCCGGCAGCGGCTCACTGCGGCGGGCGCGGACCGGCAGTCCTTCGCCCTGCTGTTCTTCGACCTCGATAATTTCAAGCCGATCAACGACACCTACGGCCATGGTGCCGGCGACAAGGTGCTCCGGCTCGTCGCGGGGCGGCTGCGCCGTGCGCTGCCCGAAGGCGACGTCGTTGCGCGGATGGGCGGCGACGAATTCGTGGTGCTGACGAACAATGTCACCGCCGATGAGGCGCTTGCAGTCGGACAGCGCATCATCGGCACCGTGACGATGGCCTACGAGCTCGGTGACGGCGTCCGCGCCAACGTCGGCGTCAGCGTCGGCGTTGCGATGTCGCCCGAGCATGGCGTGCACGCCGACGAGCTGCTGGCGGTGGCCGACGCCGCGCTCTACGAGGCGAAATCCAGGGGCAAATCCTGCTGCTGCATGGCGTCGGTCGAGACCAACGTGGCCGCCTTGCGCCGGCTCAAGCACGACCGCCGGACGGATGCCGGAACCACGATCACGGCCCGACCGCGCGGCAACGCCAGCGCCTAA
- a CDS encoding TrmJ/YjtD family RNA methyltransferase, whose translation MTGAGTDKSKTGFDLDSPVVILVEPQLGENIGMAARAMGNFALSRLRLVNPRDGWPNVSAERAAAGADHILSRVELFDTVEQAVADLDLLFATTARAHDQAKPVMAPDAAAAEISGHIAAGGKAGILFGRERWGLTNEEVARANRIITFPVNPGFASLNLAQAVLLMGYEWFKLATGGALPFAMPERSVRASQHQLDAFFENLVRELDRVEFLRPAEKRDTMLVNLRNIFFRMEPTKQDMHTLHGVIMAIAEGRKGPAKGGVLDGAQATRLRALLAGHGQGAPASDSAGSVRGLARLLRRNPTDAERLLWQALTRDRRFAGQFKRQTPVGRHIPDFVSFVHRLAIELVNRDETDVVAADRVARRAWLESRDYRVIELRVADVERDLSAELDRLASNLSAAP comes from the coding sequence ATGACCGGTGCGGGCACCGACAAGAGCAAGACCGGCTTTGACCTCGACAGCCCGGTCGTCATCCTGGTCGAGCCGCAGCTTGGCGAGAACATCGGCATGGCGGCGCGCGCGATGGGCAATTTCGCGCTGTCGCGGCTGCGCCTCGTCAATCCGCGCGATGGCTGGCCCAACGTCAGCGCCGAGCGCGCCGCCGCCGGAGCCGACCATATCCTGTCCCGGGTCGAATTGTTCGACACAGTCGAGCAGGCGGTCGCCGACCTCGATTTGCTGTTCGCCACGACGGCGCGCGCCCACGACCAGGCCAAGCCGGTGATGGCACCCGATGCGGCGGCGGCCGAGATCTCGGGCCATATCGCCGCCGGCGGCAAAGCCGGCATCCTGTTCGGCCGCGAGCGCTGGGGGCTCACCAATGAGGAGGTGGCGCGCGCCAACCGCATCATCACCTTTCCGGTCAACCCTGGCTTCGCCTCGCTGAACCTGGCGCAGGCCGTGCTGCTGATGGGCTATGAATGGTTCAAGCTTGCGACCGGCGGCGCGCTGCCCTTCGCGATGCCGGAGCGCTCGGTACGCGCCTCGCAGCACCAGCTGGACGCGTTCTTCGAGAATCTCGTTCGCGAGCTCGATCGCGTCGAGTTCCTGCGGCCGGCCGAAAAACGCGACACCATGTTGGTGAACCTGCGCAACATCTTTTTCCGGATGGAGCCGACCAAGCAGGACATGCACACCCTGCACGGGGTGATCATGGCCATCGCCGAGGGCCGCAAGGGCCCGGCCAAGGGCGGCGTGCTCGACGGCGCGCAGGCGACGCGGCTGCGGGCGCTGCTCGCCGGGCACGGGCAGGGCGCGCCGGCTTCCGATTCCGCGGGCTCGGTGCGGGGGCTCGCGCGCCTGCTCCGGCGCAATCCGACGGATGCCGAGCGCCTGCTGTGGCAGGCTCTGACGCGCGACCGCCGCTTTGCGGGCCAGTTCAAGCGCCAGACCCCGGTTGGCCGGCACATCCCGGATTTCGTCTCCTTCGTGCATCGGCTGGCGATCGAGCTGGTCAATCGGGATGAGACGGATGTGGTCGCCGCCGATCGGGTGGCGCGGCGAGCCTGGCTGGAAAGCCGCGACTATCGGGTCATCGAGCTGCGTGTCGCAGACGTCGAGCGCGATCTTTCGGCCGAACTCGACCGGCTGGCCTCGAATCTGTCGGCTGCCCCTTAG